GAAACTTTTATTTAGCTAGATATTACAACTAATTATACTTATTTCAAATGACATGAAAACGTGTAAAACCATATACAAAAAACAAATTAAGAAGAAACAAAGATCTTAACATATAAATGCGTGTTCATGTTATGCATCAAGAAATTTAATTATATTGATTTGCCTCATTGGCAAAGAAATCTCAGATGCGTTTACAAAAATGCACACATTTCTTATTTAGTAGTGAAAGAGCAAAAAAGAGttatatataaacacataacttccatatactttgatcttGCCCTGTTTGGTGTTTTCTACAAAAATCATACAAGGCATCATGACAAGAAAGAAGGTGAAGTTAGCATTCATCAGTAATGATGCTTCTCGAAAAGCGACATTCAAGAAAAGGAAGAAGGGGCTGATGAagaaggttggagagttgagtacCTTATGTGGTATTGATGCTTGTGCTATCATTTATAGTCAGTATGAGCCCCAACCTGAAGTGTGGCCTAATACAGAAGGTGTTCAGCGTGTGTTGGCTCAGTTTAAGCGAATGCCGGAGATGGAGCAGAGCAAGAAGATGGTTAATCAGGAGAGTTTTATGCGACAGAGGATTGCGAAAGCTAATGAGCAGTTGAAGAAACAGTGTAAGGATAATAGGGAGAAGGAAATGATTGAGGTTATGTATCAGTGTTTGACGGGGAAAATTGGTTTACAAAATTTGATGATCCCGGATTTGAATGATTGAGGTTATGTGGTCAAGTGTATTTTTTCCATAGTTTCCAATCAGAACTACAATCAAGGAGAAGCAGATGAAAGGATTTATGTGATAGTGCTGGTTACTtttgtttttgttgttttttCCGATCAACCTTGAGGATGATGGTTAAAATTACCATTTGTTGGGGTTGAATTTGCTTAAAATACCCATTTTCAAAAAATATGCTGAAAATACCGTTTTGGTTACGTATTTTGTAATTTGGTAAGTGTAATACGCATTTGAGAATGGAGTATGTAAGAAAATTACTAAAGATACGCATTTCGTATTATCATTCGGATACGCATTTGCCAAATGCGTatcataaaaatataaaaaaaataaaactgGATACTCATTTGACAAATGGGTATTTAATACAAAACATGATAATCATATGGTAAATGCATATCCAAACGAATATTTTCAGCACTACACTCCCAGAATGGATATTTTCAGCATTTTGCaccaaaaaaatattatttttaacattcTTTCGAACTTTGAAGGATATTTGTTTTGCTTTAAATAAATTTCTATCTGGTGTGTTCTTATTTTTGCGTTGCTACAATAATTTCATTGCTtgttatattccttttttttttcttcgTTATTTTTATACATTAATAACTTCAAGGTATattaaatctattatatatataatagagcaaatgGGGTTGGGTGAGACAATTTATTCAATGTGAAATGACTATTTTAACCCTTGTCCTATTTATTATTTcgtatttaatatttattaatagtTAATCTTCATTAAAGTATATgaattattttgtaattaatagcTACACACACTTACATATAATTACATCAATTTTTTAGTAACATGTATTAAATTAATTGTGGTTTAAGAGAAATCATCACCAAATAATTTTAGGGTACACTTGCAaaacataatatttttaaattgtttAACATTTAATACGATTTTTATGGCATACTTTAAACATCAAATACTTACTTATAAAATAGAAAATaatataatcatatatatatcaTCATGTTTTTgtaatattacataaaatttttATCAATATAATACAAAAAACGTATTTTACAGATCAAAATATATTTTGTCACATGTATAGTATATAGTCACATATACACTACACTATACACGTGTATTACACAAAATTACCCCAATACAACACAAAAAAATTTATTATACAGAATCAAATAGGCAAGTCGACAATATTATAACTGCTATTAGAAATTTTTTTCAAATACATCATAGAGCAAAATAAGGTTGATAATTCTCAATATTTAtcattaatttaaatttttaaatatgcCAAATAACcatcaaaattaatttaaaaaaattataatattttagaacatgttgtgcctcgcacgggttatagAGCTAATTACAGAAGTATAGGTAAAGTTTAGTTCAAGAATATTTTTGGAGGTGGACATATGTTTTCTTAGGAGtgaatatttaattatttataaagcATAAGCTAATAATATCCTAGAAGTGGTACAAGTCTTGAGATAGCTAGGGAGCCCTTTCACTTCATTTAGAAATCGAATTGTGATCCGTTTTAATAATTTCTTACGGTTGTGCTACCAGAAGCCTATTGGCGGATCCAGATTTCAATTTAAGGGGGGCCGGAAAAAAATTGTAATCAAATCAACAAATATAAGCAAAAGAGCAAATGAACATATATTATAATCTAATATTTACAAGATCACCGGCCTATCTTTCATACTCTGAAATCGTTTCATAATTTCTTCATTTTCAATTGTTTGAAAAATATCTCTCTCAATATATgttatcaaacaatcattcaACCAAATATCTCCCATTCTATTCCGAAGCGTAATTTTAACAAGTTTAATTGCTAAAAATCCTCTCTCAACTGTTGCAGTTGCAACCGGTAGAATTACTGAAAGAACTGAAAACGTCATTATCAAGATGTAGAAGATGAAGATCAATAATGTGATTCAACAAAATTGTTTAGAACTGTTTTTTTTACATTGTGTTTTTATCAACAACAAAAAGATATTCTCTAATCTGAATATATACAAGAATAGCTGTGCTTCATTACTCTAACAAACTCTAACAACTTTTTCTTCTAGAAGCTTTTGTTCACTGTTACTCACTTGATCTTTTGTCACGGGCTGACTTGATGATGTCACTGATATATTCTCATCAATTAGTGACAATTTTATCAACATATAAACCCAAGGAAATCCAATATCTTTGTGTTTTTGAACCATTTTTTGAGGAAGATCATGGATGCCCTTCAAATTTTGAAAATCGGCATTACTTCTCATGTCAACGATATAGCTAGAAAGCTGGTCTTCAAGTGATAGAAGACGAATttgatcaaattctgaaggataaaATCTTGCAAGTTGAACTAATTTTTACTTATCAAAAGTTAAGAAAGAATTCTGCGGATTTAGGCATGATATGCAGGAAAGTAACTCCATGTTATCTCTATCAAGACGCTCGTTCATCTCTTGCAATTGATAATCAATTAGAGTATTCAGCAAACTAATCTTGAAGTGGTGTTTATTAGAAACTTTTTGCAGTTTACCTCTTGATCTTCCACGAGGCATAGAGATAACATCCATATCTGGGACATCGATCTCAAACTTTTCACAGAATTTGGAAACATCAACAATTATCTCATTCCATCCATCATCTCTGAATGTTTGTAATATTTTATTCGATACATTTATCAAACATAAGCATTAGCAAGATCCTGGTCTTTTCTTTGTAGTGCTTGTGATAAGTCATTTGTGATTCCTAAAACTTTTCTCATCAAATGCAATAGAAAAATAAACTCAAAGTCATTCATTGCATCAATAATCTATAAATCTCTCCTTATTTTCATGAAAGGAAGGCATGTCTTTTATTTCTTCAAGCACATCAAGTGCTGGTGAAAATAAAGAAATCACACTTAGAATTGTATGATAATGCGAACCCCATCTTGTATCTCCTGGACGTTTAAGAACTACCTCTTGATTCAAGCCTTTACCAGTCATTCGATTGCCTTGGGATATTTCTTCAGCTAACTTTTCTATTTGTTTCACCCGGACTAATTCTTTTCTCTTGCAAGAAGCCCCATCAAAATTCACCAAAATCCTAGATGGTCAAAAAATGAGCAAATTTTATCATGCTTTCTTAAACTGCAACAAGTGTGAGCTGCAATTGATGAGCAAAGCAATGCACATAAAAGGCATATGCATTTTCTGCTTGTATTAAACTTTTTAGCCCACTAATATATCTGTTCATATTACTAGCCCCGTCAAAACCCTTGACCACGAATACGTGATATGCTCAGACCATGTGTGGCAAAGAGTACGTCAATTGCTGATTTTAGGACAATCAAGAGATAgcttaaaggatgtcaaattgcatgtacatgatgttaacatattaactgtatcaatatatagtgacaagtgactcttatagggtgcaaagtgactctaatatggtgaaaagtgacttacacggttgattagaggcaaaatgtggaacaaaattgacttgtatgaaagcggcactaagagatggtaaaaggatgtcaaattggattgtataatgttaacatgttaattttacagaTATATGTTGGtaagtgactctatagggtgcaaagtgactctaatatggtgaaaaatgacttacatagttgattagagtcaaaatatggcccaaagTTGAGTCCTATTATGAAATATCAAAGTGTGCTAAAACGAAGCTAAACTGGATattcatgatgttaacatgttaattgtatcaatatggtggtaagtggctcttatagggtgcaaagtgactctaatatggtgaaaagtgacttatatggttgatcaCAGACCAACTGCCTATCATCTGAGATCACAGACCAACTGCCATTATTTTTCCTTACAAATGTTGCTTGTTTATGTATTACACTTAGACAAATATTGACTAGTTACTGATAAATTTCTTTTGTTGAGCTATTGTATTAATTTCTGAGGCAATTTATGTTACTTCATGtaaaagatataaactctttacttGGGAGCTCTTCTTTATTTGAGAACCTAGTAGTAGTAATGGTTGGCTGTCGTATTAGTAGAGCCGGCCAAACGGTCGGGCCGCCCGTGCCGGGGCGAATTTCCAGCGGTCCGGTTTAACAGCCAGTTAACTCGTGAACAGCTCGCGAATTAGGCGATTTTAATGGTTCGACGAGTCTAGCGGTTCAGGGCGAACGACGAATAACACGAATAAAACGAATAATCGTGAATAACCGCGGGCTGCTTTGATTCGACACCACCCACCTTTTGTTGTCTTTTTTTGgctttttttttatattttgtttTTTACTTTGTACAAACAGACTTTGCTTTTCTGtttttattttacattttttggatttctttttttAATTTTACATTTTTTATATTGAAAAAGATTTTCGATTTATAACACATTTCAACATTTTTAACAATTTACTAATATTTTTATTTGATAAACTAATCAAGacaaataaattttatttttactcGTATTTTGAAAAAGTTAGTTTTTAAAAAACAAATttgttatttttgaaaaacaaagtTAATTTTTGCAAATGAGTTACTCTGTTACGGAAGGAAAAGAGGACGATACGATATCAGTATCAGTATAAGTCAGCTGATAAGGTATCAGTATCAGTCAACTCTGACATTTTTCATTTAGCCCAAAATACCTTGATATCGCGTATCTCCCTCGCTTTTTTTACGGATGGGCAAGAGTCGAACAAGTCACTGAAATTGTATCTATTCTAAACATCGTTTTGAACCGGCttaagatatcttgtaattaataaaataattttaaaaatatatgtaaTTCTGATTTATAAGTAACTTATAAATTGTAGTCAACTATGTATTGTTCGTGTAATATCCAACTCAGCTCGTTTCGGCTTTGATTTAAATTTTGAAGAAGGGAACACCATACGTTCTAATTGATCCAAATATAATTTACTATTCAATGTAGCCGTTAATTATTTGTACTTAACAAACACGCAAGTAATTACAATTTTATGATTATCAATTTGGAAAATCATATTGAGATTATATGTTTCCAATTAAAATGATTCTATATTTATTACCTAACTATGGAAACTTTTATTTAGCTAGATATTACAACTAATTATACTTACCTCAAATGACATGAAAACGTGTAAAACCATGTatcttttaattttttaaatatttaaatttgtaCAAAAAACAAATTAAGAAAAAACAAAGATCTCAACATATAAATGCGTGTTCATGTTATGCATCAAGAAATTTAATTATATTGATTTGCCTCATTGGCAAAGAAATCTCAGATGCGTTTACAAAAATGCACACATTTCTTATTTAGTAGTGAAAGAGCAAAAAAGAGttatatataaacacataacttccatatactttgatcttGCCCTGTTTGGTGTTTTCTACAAAAATCATACAAGGCATCATGACAAGAAAGAAGGTGAAGTTAGCATTCATCAGTAATGATGCTTCTCGAAAAGCGACATTCAAGAAAAGGAAGAAGGGGCTGATGAagaaggttggagagttgagtacCTTATGTGGTATTGATGCTTGTGCTATCATTTATAGTCACTATGAGCCCCGACCTGAAGTGTGGCCTAATACAGAAGGTGTTCAGCGTGTGTTGTCTCAGTTTAAGCGAATGCCGGAGATGGAGCAGAGCAAGAAGATGGTTAATCAGGAGAGTTTTATGCGACAGAGGATTGCGAAAGCTAATGAGCAGTTGAAGAAACAGTGTAAGGATAATAGGGAGAAGGAAATGATTGAGGTTATGTATCAGTGTTTGACGGGGAAAATTGGTTTACAAAATTTGATGATCCCGGATTTGAATGATCTTGGTTGGCTTATTGATCACAAGTTGAAGGAGATTTATAAAAGAATTGATCAGATATCGGCTACTAAGAAAAAGAATACTACTACTGGGAAAGTTGGCAGTGGCTCTGGATCTGGCAGTGGCTCGGGATCAGCTGCTGCAATGTTGAAAGGTAAAGGAGTGGCTAATTGTGTTGATGGAACGGAAGAAAAGGCTATAGAGGGCGAGATGGAAGcaatgcagcagcagcagcagaGACCGCCTTGGTTTAGCGACTGGATCAACAGCAATAGTGGGAACAGCAGTAACTGATCAGATGCTGAACCTGCAGCAACACTGCCAGAATTTGGATTAACCAGTCGCGGTGAGGAGATGATGATGCCTATGGAGATGCGCAGAATGGTGGCATGTGGTCAAGTGCATTCTTTTCCATAGTTTCCAATCAAGGAGAAGCAGATGAAAGGATTTGTGTGACAGTGCTGGTTACTTGTGTTTTTGTTGTTTTTTGGATCAACCTTGAGGATAATGGTTAAAAATACCCATTTTTGGGTTGAATTTGCTCAAAATATCCATTTTCAAAAAATATGCTCAAATGCTAATTACACGCATTTGAGAATACTAAAGATACGCATTTCGTATTATCATTGGTATACGCATAAAAAATATGCTCAAATGCGTATTACACGCATTTGAGAATACTAAAGATACGCATTTCGTATTATCATTGGGATACGCATTTGTCAAATGCGTATcacaaaaatataaaaaaataaaaactggATACTCATTTGACAAATGAGTATTTAGTACAAAACATGATAATCATATGGCAAAATGCGTATCCAAACGAATATTTTCAGCACTACACTCCCAGAATGGATATTTTTCAGCATTTTGCaccaaaaaaatattatttttaacattcTTTCGAACTTTGAAGGATATTTGTTTTGCTTTAATAAATTTCTATCTGGTGTGTTCTTATTTTTGCGTTGCTACAATAATTTCATTGCTTGTTATATTCCTTTTTTTACTTCGTTATTTTTATACATTAATAACTTCAAAGTATattaaatctattatatatataatagagcaaatgGGGTTGGGTGAGACAATTTATTCAATGTGAAATG
This DNA window, taken from Apium graveolens cultivar Ventura unplaced genomic scaffold, ASM990537v1 ctg8522, whole genome shotgun sequence, encodes the following:
- the LOC141705086 gene encoding agamous-like MADS-box protein AGL80; translation: MTRKKVKLAFISNDASRKATFKKRKKGLMKKVGELSTLCGIDACAIIYSQYEPQPEVWPNTEGVQRVLAQFKRMPEMEQSKKMVNQESFMRQRIAKANEQLKKQCKDNREKEMIEVMYQCLTGKIGLQNLMIPDLND
- the LOC141705087 gene encoding agamous-like MADS-box protein AGL80, yielding MTRKKVKLAFISNDASRKATFKKRKKGLMKKVGELSTLCGIDACAIIYSHYEPRPEVWPNTEGVQRVLSQFKRMPEMEQSKKMVNQESFMRQRIAKANEQLKKQCKDNREKEMIEVMYQCLTGKIGLQNLMIPDLNDLGWLIDHKLKEIYKRIDQISATKKKNTTTGKVGSGSGSGSGSGSAAAMLKGKGVANCVDGTEEKAIEGEMEAMQQQQQRPPWFSDWINSNSGNSSN